A region from the Lolium perenne isolate Kyuss_39 chromosome 4, Kyuss_2.0, whole genome shotgun sequence genome encodes:
- the LOC127323700 gene encoding vacuolar protein sorting-associated protein 9A isoform X3: MESPSSAASRVDFYGFLDRMRRPAAAGLFRSIKSFLASLSLDAEEDGARVQAFYAAMEAAFREHPLWANATHQEIDHALEGLEKYIMTKLFDRTFAASAEDAAADAEVSERIGLLQRFVRPQHLDIPKVLHNEASWLLAVKELQKINSFKSPRDKLLCVMSCCQVINNLLLNVSMSNDRTPSGADEFLPILIYITIKANPPHLHSNLKFVQLFRRETKLVSEVEYYLTNLISAKMFIVNVDGRSLSMEENEFQMHMETAKLGTQICAASLSSLQGLATSTRGLQKQTDTEV, encoded by the exons aTGGAGAGCCCGTCCTCGGCGGCGTCGCGGGTGGACTTCTACGGCTTCCTCGACCGGATgcgccgccccgccgccgccggcctcttCCGCTCCATCAAGAG CTTCCTCGCCTCCCTCTCGCTCGACGCCGAGGAGGACGGCGCCAGGGTCCAGGCCTTCTACGCGGCGATGGAGGCGGCCTTCAGGGAGCACCCCCTCTGGGCCAACGCCACCCACCAGGAAATCGACCACGCGCTCGAG GGCCTCGAGAAGTACATCATGACCAAGCTCTTCGACCGCACCTTCGCGGCGTCGGCGGAGGACGCCGCCGCTGACGCAGAGGTCTCGGAGAGGATCGGCCTCCTGCAGCGGTTCGTCAGGCCTCAACACTTGGACATACCCAAG GTCCTGCACAACGAGGCCTCGTGGCTG CTTGCAGTTAAAGAGTTACAGAAGATCAATTCCTTCAAATCGCCACGAGATAAGCTTCTATGTGTTATGAGCTGTTGCCAAGTCATCAACAACTTGCTGCTAAACGTGTCCATGTCAAATGACCGAACACCATCTGGGGCTGATGAGTTTCTTCCAATTCTCATTTATATTACTATAAAG GCCAATCCTCCTCATCTGCACTCAAATCTGAAGTTTGTTCAGCTTTTTAGAAGAGAAACTAAGCTTGTTTCTGAAGTGGAATACTATCTCACAAACCTCATTTCAGCAAAGATGTTTATAGTTAATGTTGATGGCCGCTCGCTATCCATGGAAGAGAATGAGTTTCAGATGCATATGGAAACTGCAAAACTAGGTACTCAAATATGTGCTGCAAGCCTTAGTAGTCTGCAAGGATTGGCAACATCTACGAGGGGTCTACAAAAGCAAACTGATACAGAAG TTTAG
- the LOC127323700 gene encoding vacuolar protein sorting-associated protein 9A isoform X1 codes for MESPSSAASRVDFYGFLDRMRRPAAAGLFRSIKSFLASLSLDAEEDGARVQAFYAAMEAAFREHPLWANATHQEIDHALEGLEKYIMTKLFDRTFAASAEDAAADAEVSERIGLLQRFVRPQHLDIPKVLHNEASWLLAVKELQKINSFKSPRDKLLCVMSCCQVINNLLLNVSMSNDRTPSGADEFLPILIYITIKANPPHLHSNLKFVQLFRRETKLVSEVEYYLTNLISAKMFIVNVDGRSLSMEENEFQMHMETAKLGTQICAASLSSLQGLATSTRGLQKQTDTEGSRFPFMDSETESLTPAELKQLHGLYRQVVTRYTSLSKALRKLSIDEDQLLASVDDDP; via the exons aTGGAGAGCCCGTCCTCGGCGGCGTCGCGGGTGGACTTCTACGGCTTCCTCGACCGGATgcgccgccccgccgccgccggcctcttCCGCTCCATCAAGAG CTTCCTCGCCTCCCTCTCGCTCGACGCCGAGGAGGACGGCGCCAGGGTCCAGGCCTTCTACGCGGCGATGGAGGCGGCCTTCAGGGAGCACCCCCTCTGGGCCAACGCCACCCACCAGGAAATCGACCACGCGCTCGAG GGCCTCGAGAAGTACATCATGACCAAGCTCTTCGACCGCACCTTCGCGGCGTCGGCGGAGGACGCCGCCGCTGACGCAGAGGTCTCGGAGAGGATCGGCCTCCTGCAGCGGTTCGTCAGGCCTCAACACTTGGACATACCCAAG GTCCTGCACAACGAGGCCTCGTGGCTG CTTGCAGTTAAAGAGTTACAGAAGATCAATTCCTTCAAATCGCCACGAGATAAGCTTCTATGTGTTATGAGCTGTTGCCAAGTCATCAACAACTTGCTGCTAAACGTGTCCATGTCAAATGACCGAACACCATCTGGGGCTGATGAGTTTCTTCCAATTCTCATTTATATTACTATAAAG GCCAATCCTCCTCATCTGCACTCAAATCTGAAGTTTGTTCAGCTTTTTAGAAGAGAAACTAAGCTTGTTTCTGAAGTGGAATACTATCTCACAAACCTCATTTCAGCAAAGATGTTTATAGTTAATGTTGATGGCCGCTCGCTATCCATGGAAGAGAATGAGTTTCAGATGCATATGGAAACTGCAAAACTAGGTACTCAAATATGTGCTGCAAGCCTTAGTAGTCTGCAAGGATTGGCAACATCTACGAGGGGTCTACAAAAGCAAACTGATACAGAAG GTTCCAGATTCCCTTTCATGGACTCGGAAACTGAAAGTTTGACTCCAGCAGAACTCAAGCAGCTGCATGGGCTCTACAGGCAAGTAGTCACCAGATACACATCGCTGTCTAAAGCTTTAAGGAAGTTATCCATAGACGAGGATCAACTCCTTGCATCAGTAGATGACGATCCCTGA
- the LOC127323700 gene encoding vacuolar protein sorting-associated protein 9A isoform X2, giving the protein MESPSSAASRVDFYGFLDRMRRPAAAGLFRSIKSFLASLSLDAEEDGARVQAFYAAMEAAFREHPLWANATHQEIDHALEGLEKYIMTKLFDRTFAASAEDAAADAEVSERIGLLQRFVRPQHLDIPKVLHNEAAWLLAVKELQKINSFKSPRDKLLCVMSCCQVINNLLLNVSMSNDRTPSGADEFLPILIYITIKANPPHLHSNLKFVQLFRRETKLVSEVEYYLTNLISAKMFIVNVDGRSLSMEENEFQMHMETAKLGTQICAASLSSLQGLATSTRGLQKQTDTEGSRFPFMDSETESLTPAELKQLHGLYRQVVTRYTSLSKALRKLSIDEDQLLASVDDDP; this is encoded by the exons aTGGAGAGCCCGTCCTCGGCGGCGTCGCGGGTGGACTTCTACGGCTTCCTCGACCGGATgcgccgccccgccgccgccggcctcttCCGCTCCATCAAGAG CTTCCTCGCCTCCCTCTCGCTCGACGCCGAGGAGGACGGCGCCAGGGTCCAGGCCTTCTACGCGGCGATGGAGGCGGCCTTCAGGGAGCACCCCCTCTGGGCCAACGCCACCCACCAGGAAATCGACCACGCGCTCGAG GGCCTCGAGAAGTACATCATGACCAAGCTCTTCGACCGCACCTTCGCGGCGTCGGCGGAGGACGCCGCCGCTGACGCAGAGGTCTCGGAGAGGATCGGCCTCCTGCAGCGGTTCGTCAGGCCTCAACACTTGGACATACCCAAGGTCCTGCACAACGAGGCCGCGTGGCTG CTTGCAGTTAAAGAGTTACAGAAGATCAATTCCTTCAAATCGCCACGAGATAAGCTTCTATGTGTTATGAGCTGTTGCCAAGTCATCAACAACTTGCTGCTAAACGTGTCCATGTCAAATGACCGAACACCATCTGGGGCTGATGAGTTTCTTCCAATTCTCATTTATATTACTATAAAG GCCAATCCTCCTCATCTGCACTCAAATCTGAAGTTTGTTCAGCTTTTTAGAAGAGAAACTAAGCTTGTTTCTGAAGTGGAATACTATCTCACAAACCTCATTTCAGCAAAGATGTTTATAGTTAATGTTGATGGCCGCTCGCTATCCATGGAAGAGAATGAGTTTCAGATGCATATGGAAACTGCAAAACTAGGTACTCAAATATGTGCTGCAAGCCTTAGTAGTCTGCAAGGATTGGCAACATCTACGAGGGGTCTACAAAAGCAAACTGATACAGAAG GTTCCAGATTCCCTTTCATGGACTCGGAAACTGAAAGTTTGACTCCAGCAGAACTCAAGCAGCTGCATGGGCTCTACAGGCAAGTAGTCACCAGATACACATCGCTGTCTAAAGCTTTAAGGAAGTTATCCATAGACGAGGATCAACTCCTTGCATCAGTAGATGACGATCCCTGA